In Penicillium oxalicum strain HP7-1 chromosome I, whole genome shotgun sequence, a single window of DNA contains:
- a CDS encoding Fructose-1,6-bisphosphatase → MANNGNGAVGNENVNLDIVTLTRFFTEEQTKYPEASGDFTLLCHALQFSFKSIAYYIRRASLINLTGLAGSSNTTGDDQKKLDVIGNDIFISAMRGSGKCRLVVSEEEEEVIAFDEHPNARYAVVCDPIDGSSNLDAGVSVGTIFGIFQLPEETVGEGKKVGPEVLRLPGTELVAAGFTMYGASAQLVITMRGGGVNGFTLENSLGEFILTHPNMKLPETRAIYSVNEGNSMYWDDWCNAYFDSLKRPADGGKPYSARYIGSMVADAYRTLLYGGIFAYPADKKSPKGKLRILYECAPMAMVFENAGGLAVNSRMERLMEVCPESIHDKSGVFLGSKGEVQKVIDMYNKYHN, encoded by the coding sequence ATGGCGAACAACGGAAACGGTGCCGTCGGCAACGAGAACGTGAACTTGGACATTGTCACGCTCACCCGCTTCTTCACGGAAGAGCAGACCAAGTACCCCGAGGCCTCGGGTGACTTCACACTCCTCTGCCACGCTCTGCAATTCTCCTTCAAGTCCATCGCATACTACATCCGTCGGGCTTCGCTGATCAACCTGACCGGCCTGGCCGGTTCCTCCAACACAACCGGTGATGACCAGAAGAAGCTCGACGTGATCGGCAATGacatcttcatctccgccATGCGCGGCTCCGGCAAGTGCCGCCTCGTCGTctccgaggaagaagaggaggtgaTCGCCTTCGATGAGCACCCCAATGCCCGGTACGCTGTGGTCTGTGATCCCATCGACGGCTCCTCCAACCTCGACGCGGGTGTCTCCGTCGGCACCATCTTCGGTATCTTCCAGCTCCCCGAGGAGACGGTTGGTGAGGGCAAGAAGGTCGGCCCGGAGGTTCTGCGTCTCCCCGGAACGGAACTTGTCGCCGCCGGCTTCACCATGTACGGCGCTTCCGCGCAGTTGGTCATCACCATGCGCGGCGGTGGCGTCAACGGCTTCACTCTCGAGAACTCGCTAGGCGAGTTCATCCTTACTCATCCCAACATGAAGCTTCCCGAAACGCGCGCCATCTACTCCGTCAACGAGGGTAACAGCATGTACTGGGATGACTGGTGCAATGCGTACTTTGACAGTCTGAAGCGACCCGCAGACGGTGGCAAGCCCTACAGTGCTCGATACATCGGCTCCATGGTCGCTGACGCCTACCGCACCTTGCTGTACGGTGGTATCTTTGCCTACCCGGCTGACAAGAAGAGCCCCAAGGGTAAGCTGCGCATCCTGTACGAGTGCGCCCccatggccatggtcttTGAGAATGCAGGCGGTCTCGCCGTGAACTCGCGCATGGAGCGCCTCATGGAAGTTTGCCCCGAGTCCATCCACGACAAGAGTGGTGTCTTCCTCGGTTCCAAGGGCGAGGTTCAAAAGGTCATTGACATGTACAACAAGTACCACAACtaa
- a CDS encoding V-type proton ATPase subunit a translates to MASKDTFFRSSEMSLTQLYIANEIGREVVSALGELGQVQFRDLNPDTNAFQRTFTKEIRRLDNVERQLRYFHAQMEKAAIPMRPSTDFSDTLAAPLASEIDELSERSESLEQRIVSLNDSYETLKKREVELTEWRWVLREAGGFFDRAHTHTEDIRQSFDNDEAPLLRDVEQHAPRGTNGDAQGQQSFSDMNIGFVAGVIPRDRIGAFERILWRTLRGNLYMNQSEIPEVIIDPTNNEEIHKNVFVIFAHGKGILAKIRKISESLGASLYGVDENSELRRDQIHEVNTRLGDVSNVLRNTKSTLDAELSQIARSLAAWMIIVKKEKAVYDTLNKFSYDQARKTLIAEAWCPTNSLGLIKTTLQDVNDRAGLSVPTIVNQIRTNKTPPTYVRTNKFTEAFQTIINSYGVPKYSEVNPGLYTIVTFPFLFAVMFGDMGHGFIMALAASAMILFEKKLLRTKLDELTYMAFYGRYIMLMMGLFSIYTGFIYNDIFSRALTIFPSQWEWPGDIKAGDSVEATLTDGYRFPIGLDWNWHEAENSLLFSNSMKMKMSILLGWSHMTYALIHQYINARHFKSKVDVLGNFVPGMLFFQCIFGYLAMTILYKWSVDWPAIGQDPPSLLNMLIFMFLSPGTLQGQLYSGQATVQVLLLLIAVIQVPIMLFLKPFWLRYEHNRARALGYRGLGEQSRVSALDEDGDTNGGPRDSMASDGEGVAMIAQNIDDEEHEEFDFSDEMIHQVIHTIEFCLNCISHTASYLRLWALSLAHQQLSIVLWNMTIGSAIAMESHVTRVILTVVCVYMFLVLSVAVLVTMEGVSAMLHSLRLHWVEAMSKHFMGEGIPFVPFSFKTLLEEDPVD, encoded by the exons ATGGCTTCGAAGGATACTTTCTTCCGCTCGTCGGAGATGAGCCTCACCCAGCTCTACATCGCCAACGAAATCGGAAGAGAGGTCGTCAGTGCCCTTGGCGAACTGGGCCAAGTCCAATTCAGAGAT CTTAACCCCGACACCAATGCTTTCCAGCGGACGTTTACCAAGGAGATCCGTCGTCTCGACAATGTTGAGCGTCAGCTTC GATACTTCCATGCTCAGATGGAAAAAGCCGCCATCCCGATGCGACCATCGACCGACTTCTCTGATACTCTGGCGGCGCCACTGGCCTCCGAAATTGACGAGCTTTCAGAGCGAAGTGAAAGCCTTGAGCAGCGCATTGTCTCCTTGAACGACAGCTACGAGACCCTCAAGAAGCGTGAGGTGGAGCTTACCGAATGGCGTTGGGTGCTCAGAGAGGCGGGCGGCTTCTTCGACCGG GCTCATACCCACACCGAGGATATCCGCCAGTCATTCGACAACGACGAAGCGCCTCTCCTTCGTGACGTTGAGCAGCATGCACCTCGTGGCACAAATGGTGACGCTCAAGGTCAGCAGAGCTTCTCGGACATGAACATTGGTTTTGTTGCCGGTGTCATTCCTCGTGATCGGATTGGAGCCTTTGAGCGGATTCTGTGGCGAACTCTTCGTGGTAACCTGTATATGAACCAATCCGAGATTCCGGAGGTCATCATCGACCCGACCAACAACGAAGAGATTCACAAGAACGTTTTCGTGATCTTCGCACACGGAAAGGGCATTCTTGCCAAGATCCGCAAGATCTCCGAATCGCTTGGAGCTTCCTTGTATGGTGTTGACGAGAACAGCGAACTGCGGCGAGACCAAATCCACGAGGTCAACACTCGACTGGGCGATGTCAGCAACGTTCTACGCAACACCAAGAGCACCTTGGATGCGGAACTTTCTCAGATTGCTCGTTCTCTTGCGGCGTGGATGATCATtgtcaagaaagagaaggctGTCTACGATACCTTGAACAAGTTCTCTTATGACCAAGCTCGGAAGACTCTGATCGCGGAGGCTTGGTGTCCCACAAATTCTCTCGGTCTCATCAAAACCACCCTGCAAGATGTCAATGATCGTGCCGGTCTTTCGGTCCCCACTATTGTGAACCAGATTCGTACCAACAAGACTCCGCCAACCTATGTCCGAACCAACAAGTTCACCGAGGCCTTCCAGACCATCATCAATTCGTATGGTGTCCCGAAGTATTCTGAGGTCAACCCTGGTCTTTACACCATTGTCactttccctttcctcttcGCCGTCATGTTCGGTGATATGGGTCACGGATTTATCATGGCTCTTGCTGCGTCTGCAATGATTCTCTTTGAGAAGAAACTCCTGCGCACCAAGCTGGACGAGCTGACGTACATGGCGTTCTACGGTCGATAcatcatgttgatgatgggtctcttctccatctaCACCGGCTTCATCTACAACGATATCTTTTCCAGGGCTCTGACCATCTTCCCCAGCCAGTGGGAGTGGCCTGGGGACATCAAGGCTGGTGACTCTGTGGAGGCTACCCTCACCGATGGTTACCGGTTCCCCATTGGCTTGGACTGGAACTGGCACGAGGCTGAGAACTCGCTGCTCTTCTCAAACAGtatgaagatgaagatgagtaTCTTGCTGGGTTGGTCTCACATGACCTACGCGTTGATTCACCAGTACATCAACGCCCGTCATTTCAAGTCCAAGGTTGATGTCCTGGGTAACTTCGTGCCCGGAATGCTGTTCTTCCAGTGCATTTTTGGATATCTGGCCATGACCATCTTGTATAAGTGGTCGGTGGATTGGCCGGCCATTGGTCAGGACCCCCCCAGCTTGTTGAACATGCTCATTTTCATGTTCTTGAGCCCGGGCACCCTTCAAGGTCAGCTGTATTCCGGTCAAGCTACCGTTCAAGTACTGCTACTTCTCATCGCTGTTATTCAAGTCCCCATCATGCTCTTCCTCAAGCCGTTCTGGTTGCGCTATGAACACAACCGCGCACGCGCTCTCGGTTATCGAGGCCTCGGCGAGCAATCTCGTGTTAGCGCgttggatgaagatggtgacACGAACGGTGGTCCTCGTGACAGCATGGCAAGTGACGGCGAGGGTGTTGCCATGATTGCCCAGAacatcgatgatgaggagcatGAAGAATTCGACTTCAGTGACGAGATGATCCATCAGGTCATCCACACCATCGAGTTCTGCTTGAACTGTATCTCTCACACTGCTTCATACCTTCGTCTTTGGGCTTTGTCTTTGGCCCATCAACAACTGTCTATTGTGCTTTGGAACATGACTATTGGTTCCGCCATCGCCATGGAGAGTCACGTCACTCGTGTGATTCTGACCGTGGTTTGTGTTTATATGTTCCTCGTTCTCAGTGTCGCCGTGCTCGTCACCATGGAAGGAGTATCAGCCA TGCTTCATTCGCTTCGTCTCCACTGGGTGGAGGCCATGAGCAAGCATTTCATGGGTGAAGGTATTCCCTTCGTGCCATTCAGCTTTAAGACTctgctggaagaagatccGGTAGACTAG